From a single Gavia stellata isolate bGavSte3 chromosome 5, bGavSte3.hap2, whole genome shotgun sequence genomic region:
- the SOD3 gene encoding extracellular superoxide dismutase [Cu-Zn], with protein MLLLLSLVTGLALSASGVMTDKETDPSQESFHDMQKKVNDLWQNLLYPVMPGNETDGMIYATCEMKPSSKIDADKPRVTGQVLFRQYYSYGRLEAIFYLDGFPLDNNQSGRAIHIHELGDLSNGCDSTGGHYNPFSVNHPRHPGDFGNFLPKEGNIRKYKTNLFATMFGPYSIMGRSVVIHEQEDDMGKGNNKASLENGNAGKRLACCVIGICNKNLWEEKLSEVTDKKKRGLNKRT; from the coding sequence atgcttctgcttctttctctggtCACTGGGCTTGCACTGTCTGCCTCTGGTGTCATGACAGACAAAGAAACTGATCCAAGCCAAGAGTCATTCCATGACATGCAGAAAAAAGTGAACGACCTCTGGCAGAATTTGCTCTATCCGGTAATGCCTGGTAATGAGACTGATGGGATGATTTACGCCACATGTGAAATGAAGCCCAGCTCCAAAATAGATGCTGACAAGCCACGAGTGACTGGACAAGTCTTATTCAGACAGTATTACTCATACGGAAGATTAGAAGCCATTTTTTACTTGGATGGGTTTCCGTTGGATAATAATCAGTCTGGTAGAGCTATACACATCCACGAGCTTGGGGATCTCAGCAACGGCTGTGATTCTACAGGAGGACACTATAACCCTTTCAGTGTGAACCATCCCCGTCACCCAGGGGATTTCGGCAACTTTCTTCCTAAAGAAGGCAacataagaaaatataaaacaaatctCTTTGCCACTATGTTTGGTCCCTATTCCATCATGGGCAGATCCGTTGTGATCCACGAGCAGGAAGACGACATGGGCAAGGGCAACAATAAGGCCAGtttggaaaatggaaatgctggGAAACGTCTGGCTTGCTGTGTGATTGGGATATGCAACAAGAACTTGTGGGAAGAGAAACTGTCTGAGGTTACAGACAAGAAGAAGAGAGGGCTCAACAAACGAACATAG